The Chromatiaceae bacterium genome has a window encoding:
- a CDS encoding glycosyltransferase family 4 protein, with product MRVLALVTEAFGGFGGISVYNRDLLTALCALPHCTEVVALPRLRPAEPEPEPLPPRLSYVTESVGGKARYVMALLRRFVSDRAFDLIVCGHINLLPLAYLARRMTGAPVLLMIYGIDAWQPTASGLSNRLARRVDRVVSISDHTRRRFLNWTGSQVRHVYLLPNAIHAERYGTGPKEPALLRRYRLDGRTVLLTLGRLDAAERYKGIDEMLEVLPALAGEIPGLAYLVVGDGDDRLRLQQKAQALGVSDRVVFAGRIEEGEKADHYRLADAFVMPGRGEGFGFVFLEAMACGVPVVASTLDGSREAVRDGALGLLVDPDDRDALRNAITQALRRPKAIPPGLDYFSFERFTARLSEIVSGYP from the coding sequence ATGCGGGTGCTTGCGTTGGTCACGGAGGCCTTTGGCGGCTTTGGTGGCATCTCGGTCTACAACCGGGACCTGCTCACCGCCCTGTGTGCGCTGCCTCATTGCACCGAGGTGGTCGCCCTGCCGCGCCTGCGGCCCGCGGAGCCGGAGCCGGAGCCACTCCCGCCGCGGCTGTCCTACGTCACGGAGTCGGTCGGCGGAAAGGCCCGCTATGTGATGGCGCTCCTGCGTCGATTCGTCTCGGACCGGGCCTTCGACCTGATCGTCTGCGGGCATATCAACCTGCTACCCTTGGCCTATCTTGCGCGGCGGATGACGGGAGCGCCAGTGCTCCTCATGATCTACGGGATCGACGCCTGGCAGCCGACCGCGAGTGGGTTGTCCAACCGCCTGGCCCGCCGGGTCGACCGGGTGGTGTCGATCAGCGATCATACCCGCCGTCGCTTCCTGAATTGGACTGGCTCGCAGGTGCGTCATGTCTACCTGCTGCCGAACGCGATCCACGCCGAGCGGTACGGAACCGGGCCGAAGGAGCCCGCGCTCCTGCGCCGTTACCGACTCGACGGCCGAACCGTGCTGCTCACGCTTGGTCGCCTCGATGCCGCCGAGCGGTACAAAGGCATCGACGAGATGCTGGAGGTCCTCCCCGCCCTCGCCGGGGAGATCCCTGGCCTCGCGTACCTCGTCGTCGGCGACGGCGATGATCGGCTCCGGCTGCAGCAAAAGGCCCAGGCGCTCGGTGTTTCCGATCGCGTCGTCTTTGCTGGCCGGATCGAGGAGGGGGAAAAGGCCGATCATTATCGATTGGCCGATGCCTTCGTCATGCCGGGTCGCGGCGAAGGGTTTGGCTTCGTCTTCCTCGAAGCCATGGCCTGTGGCGTGCCCGTCGTGGCCAGCACGCTCGACGGTAGCCGCGAGGCTGTGCGCGACGGCGCGCTCGGCCTGCTGGTCGACCCGGATGATCGCGATGCCCTGCGCAACGCCATCACCCAAGCCCTGCGCCGCCCCAAGGCCATCCCCCCGGGGCTCGACTACTTTTCATTCGAGCGCTTCACCGCGCGACTGAGCGAGATCGTCTCGGGATACCCATGA
- the asnB gene encoding asparagine synthase (glutamine-hydrolyzing): MCGIAGLYAYRPTASVDRDELRRIRDQMQARGPDGQGEWYSDDGRLALGHRRLSIIDLSPRGAQPMVSADGCLVVTFNGEIYNYRALRRDLEAKGRVFRSNSDTEVLLHLYADKGAAMVHDLRGMFAFALWDGARRNLFLARDPYGIKPLYWSDDGNTLRLASQVKALLAGGAIARDPDPAGIVGFYLFGSVPEPYTRYRAIHELPAGSYLLAGEQGVAAPVCYFSVAATFAAASNVPTANDPIALASGVRQALVDSVRHHLVADVPVGAFLSAGVDSSTLLALMAEPMTEPMPGTMPPADSAGLPADRPRLQTITLAFEEYRGTPDDESPLAEAIARRYGTAHITRVITEQSFQAHLPAVIDAMDQPSIDGINTWFVSQAAREQGLKVAISGLGGDELFGGYPAFRDIPRWVGRFALVGRIPGLGRALRHLFTALGPWLPALSPKAGGLIEYGGTYPGAYLLRRGLFMPWELPALIGADLAHEGLTRLLPLDHIQATLRPDPQTPFARVAAMESSLYMRNQLLRDADWAGMSHSLEIRLPLVDATLLRTLAGLLGTAARLNGKALLAASPTRPLPPAILARPKTGFTIPTGRWVERAERLGDWRRVPLLRRDGCHWSRRLAYVLGTTLG, encoded by the coding sequence ATGTGCGGCATCGCCGGCCTCTACGCCTACCGCCCGACCGCCTCGGTGGACCGGGATGAACTACGCCGCATCCGCGACCAGATGCAGGCGCGCGGCCCGGACGGCCAGGGCGAGTGGTATTCCGACGACGGCCGCCTCGCCCTCGGTCATCGTCGCCTCTCGATCATCGACCTGTCCCCGCGCGGCGCCCAGCCCATGGTGAGTGCCGACGGCTGCCTGGTGGTCACCTTCAACGGCGAGATCTACAACTACCGCGCCCTCCGGCGGGACCTGGAGGCCAAGGGCCGCGTCTTCCGCTCCAACTCCGACACCGAGGTCCTGCTCCACCTCTACGCCGATAAGGGTGCGGCCATGGTCCACGACCTCCGCGGCATGTTCGCCTTTGCCCTGTGGGACGGCGCCCGGCGCAACCTGTTTCTCGCCCGCGATCCCTACGGCATCAAGCCCCTCTACTGGTCGGACGACGGCAACACCCTGCGCCTTGCCTCCCAGGTCAAGGCGCTCCTGGCTGGAGGTGCCATTGCCCGCGACCCCGATCCCGCCGGGATCGTCGGCTTCTACCTCTTTGGCAGCGTCCCCGAGCCCTACACCCGCTACCGCGCCATCCACGAACTGCCCGCCGGCAGCTACCTCCTCGCCGGCGAGCAGGGGGTGGCGGCGCCGGTGTGCTACTTCTCGGTGGCCGCCACCTTTGCCGCGGCCAGCAATGTCCCCACGGCCAACGACCCCATCGCCCTGGCGTCCGGCGTCCGCCAGGCCCTGGTCGACTCGGTCCGGCACCACCTGGTCGCGGACGTCCCCGTCGGCGCCTTCCTGTCGGCGGGGGTGGACTCCAGCACCCTCTTAGCCCTCATGGCCGAGCCGATGACGGAGCCGATGCCCGGGACCATGCCCCCCGCCGACAGCGCCGGACTCCCGGCGGACCGCCCGCGGCTGCAAACCATCACCCTCGCCTTCGAGGAATATCGCGGCACCCCCGACGATGAGTCGCCCCTCGCCGAGGCGATCGCCCGCCGCTACGGCACCGCCCATATCACGCGCGTCATTACCGAGCAGAGCTTCCAGGCCCACCTGCCCGCCGTGATCGACGCCATGGACCAGCCCAGCATCGACGGCATCAACACCTGGTTCGTCAGCCAGGCCGCCCGCGAGCAGGGGCTAAAGGTGGCCATCTCCGGCCTCGGCGGCGACGAACTGTTTGGCGGCTATCCCGCCTTCCGCGACATCCCCCGCTGGGTCGGCCGCTTCGCCCTCGTTGGCCGCATCCCCGGCCTCGGCCGCGCCCTGCGCCACCTGTTCACCGCCCTCGGCCCCTGGCTACCCGCCCTCAGCCCCAAGGCCGGCGGCCTCATCGAATACGGCGGCACCTACCCCGGGGCCTACCTCCTGCGCCGCGGGCTCTTCATGCCCTGGGAACTCCCGGCCCTCATTGGCGCGGACCTGGCCCATGAGGGCCTGACCCGGCTCCTGCCCCTCGACCACATCCAGGCGACCCTGCGGCCCGACCCCCAGACCCCCTTTGCCCGGGTTGCCGCCATGGAATCATCCCTCTACATGCGCAATCAACTGCTCCGCGATGCCGACTGGGCCGGCATGAGCCACTCCCTCGAGATCCGCCTGCCCCTGGTCGATGCCACCCTCCTGCGCACCCTCGCCGGGCTGCTCGGGACCGCGGCCCGACTCAACGGCAAGGCGCTCCTGGCCGCGAGCCCAACCCGGCCCCTTCCCCCGGCGATCCTCGCCCGCCCCAAGACCGGCTTCACCATCCCCACCGGCCGTTGGGTCGAACGCGCCGAGCGCCTGGGCGACTGGCGGCGCGTCCCTCTGCTCCGCCGCGACGGCTGCCACTGGTCACGCCGACTCGCCTACGTCCTCGGGACCACCTTGGGCTAG
- a CDS encoding J domain-containing protein, with amino-acid sequence MNTDWPHQIALALLTGRSDPVVLEHLDPLLVWLGNPDNPRVAVLDEAIRRCGLTRALSGERGYALLDQLLFAGPPGHPARILGLAEGTDPAAARRRYHHLIHAYHPDRQPQRATQLNGRLEAINLAYAAFTQRPHHTAASRDPAQPLPVRTRGPARRHRPRRAPRSLPFIGERIRQALGSAASFEHRFFTGLVLICVLILAALFFQSAPPP; translated from the coding sequence ATGAACACGGACTGGCCGCATCAGATCGCCCTGGCCCTGCTCACCGGCCGTTCCGACCCGGTGGTGCTGGAGCACCTCGACCCGCTGCTGGTTTGGCTGGGGAACCCCGACAATCCCAGGGTTGCCGTGCTCGACGAGGCGATCAGGCGCTGCGGCCTCACCCGCGCCCTCTCCGGCGAACGCGGCTATGCCCTGCTCGACCAACTGCTTTTCGCCGGGCCGCCCGGTCACCCGGCACGCATCCTAGGCTTGGCCGAGGGCACCGACCCGGCGGCCGCCCGCCGGCGTTATCACCATCTCATCCATGCCTATCATCCCGACCGCCAACCCCAACGAGCGACGCAACTCAACGGCCGGCTGGAGGCCATCAACCTCGCCTATGCGGCCTTCACCCAGCGGCCCCACCACACCGCGGCCTCCCGCGACCCCGCCCAGCCGCTTCCCGTGCGCACCCGAGGGCCTGCCCGGCGCCATCGCCCTCGGCGTGCCCCGCGATCCTTGCCCTTCATCGGCGAACGTATCCGCCAGGCCCTCGGCAGTGCGGCCAGCTTCGAGCATCGCTTCTTCACGGGGCTGGTCCTGATCTGCGTCTTGATTCTCGCGGCCCTGTTCTTTCAGAGCGCGCCGCCTCCCTAG
- a CDS encoding polysaccharide biosynthesis tyrosine autokinase: MRPLPPPNAGASGRFPELRQAERAIAGVEPSYYQEPPSDTGLDLRELWRIVVKYRWTILLFATIVVITVVAATLIQIPVYRATTVLEISPQPPSMVQFRNVNTGAEDWFTFRKTQTQIIQSRAVAEAVVRRLNLGDHPAFNGKLRQRDLVSGLRDLVANLARPVLTGLRQLLQGTPEVASPAPTASAPPKEDGGQAGVRALAQAVQGSLEVTTSDLSNLVEVSFTSLDRHMAAQVADAIAEEYLVLSNAMRFERSTGAEAFLRREITDMQAKLETSEKDLNEFARQNQVVDTEDRSNIMATRLSVLNSDLTKVRSDLIAAQSLAHQVAQTDVNTLPAVVQDERLKELRAKLFELRSEYARLSQTYTDEYPRMQELKRQMEEVRQGLEEAQSNLVKSLEVNLAGLTDREARLTQAVEEQKQELLELQDRSIQYQILKREWETNRSLYVALLERVKEVGVVAGMERAVGSVIDRALVPTVPSGPYLRNNLMKALLFGLLGGVGLAFLLNLLDNTVRDPEDVGRLTSLANLGVVPSIDLKGLPAGTSIELVSHSHRDHSLSEAFRSVRTSLMFSAAGGAPKLLMVASSVPGEGKSTTTVNLGIVLAHTGASVLLVDADLRKPRLHRVFKVPRGPGLTELLVQEGMDSVFYATGIDNLTLLTAGTPPPNPAELLSSSTSSHLFEELARRYDYVIVDSSPIMGLADPIALTTKVGGVLLVSAAGKVGRSALREAVKRLRAVDATLLGSVLNRVERHSSQYAYYTSYYYNYGASDKHDQSKAA, translated from the coding sequence GTGAGGCCCTTACCGCCCCCTAACGCCGGTGCCTCCGGGCGCTTTCCCGAGTTGCGGCAGGCCGAGCGCGCCATCGCCGGCGTTGAGCCGTCCTATTATCAGGAGCCCCCAAGCGACACGGGGCTCGATCTGCGCGAGTTGTGGCGGATTGTCGTCAAATATCGGTGGACCATCCTGCTCTTTGCCACGATCGTCGTCATTACGGTCGTCGCGGCGACCCTCATCCAGATCCCGGTCTATAGAGCCACCACGGTACTGGAGATTTCGCCCCAGCCGCCGAGTATGGTTCAGTTCCGCAACGTCAATACCGGCGCCGAAGATTGGTTCACCTTTCGCAAAACCCAGACCCAGATCATTCAGAGCCGGGCCGTCGCCGAGGCCGTGGTAAGGAGGCTGAATCTCGGCGACCATCCGGCCTTCAATGGTAAACTGCGCCAGCGCGATCTCGTGAGCGGGCTTCGCGACCTGGTGGCCAACCTGGCACGTCCCGTCCTTACCGGCCTGCGCCAACTGCTGCAAGGCACCCCGGAGGTTGCAAGTCCGGCCCCGACCGCGTCCGCCCCCCCTAAGGAAGATGGCGGCCAGGCCGGGGTCCGTGCCTTGGCCCAGGCTGTGCAGGGAAGTCTCGAGGTCACCACCTCCGATCTCTCCAATCTGGTTGAGGTCAGCTTCACGAGCCTGGACAGGCACATGGCCGCCCAGGTCGCGGACGCGATCGCTGAAGAATATCTGGTGCTGAGCAACGCCATGCGCTTCGAGCGGTCCACGGGAGCCGAGGCCTTCCTGCGCCGCGAGATCACCGACATGCAGGCCAAGCTCGAAACCTCCGAGAAGGACCTGAACGAGTTTGCCCGGCAGAACCAGGTCGTCGATACCGAGGATCGATCCAACATCATGGCGACGCGTTTGTCGGTGCTCAACAGCGATCTGACCAAGGTGAGGAGCGATCTCATCGCCGCCCAGTCACTGGCGCATCAGGTGGCCCAAACGGATGTGAACACCCTGCCGGCCGTGGTCCAGGACGAGCGGCTCAAGGAACTGAGGGCCAAGCTGTTCGAACTGCGCAGCGAATATGCGCGCCTGAGTCAGACTTACACCGATGAATACCCGCGGATGCAGGAGTTGAAACGCCAGATGGAAGAGGTTCGCCAGGGGCTCGAGGAGGCGCAGAGCAACCTGGTCAAGAGTCTGGAGGTCAATCTCGCCGGTCTCACCGATCGGGAGGCGCGCCTCACCCAGGCGGTCGAGGAGCAGAAGCAGGAACTGCTCGAGTTGCAGGATCGATCCATCCAATACCAGATCCTGAAACGCGAGTGGGAGACCAATCGCAGCCTCTATGTTGCCCTCCTGGAGCGCGTGAAAGAGGTCGGCGTAGTCGCGGGCATGGAGCGCGCCGTCGGCTCCGTAATCGACCGCGCCCTCGTCCCCACCGTCCCCTCCGGTCCCTACCTTCGCAACAACCTGATGAAGGCCCTGCTGTTCGGCCTCCTCGGTGGTGTCGGGCTGGCGTTCCTGCTCAATTTGCTCGACAACACCGTCCGCGACCCCGAGGACGTCGGGCGCCTGACCAGCCTGGCGAATCTTGGCGTGGTACCCAGCATCGATCTCAAGGGGCTGCCGGCGGGCACCTCCATCGAGTTGGTGTCCCATTCGCACCGCGACCACAGCCTGTCGGAGGCCTTCCGGTCGGTCCGCACCAGTCTCATGTTCTCGGCGGCGGGCGGCGCCCCCAAGCTGCTCATGGTCGCCAGTTCGGTACCGGGCGAGGGCAAATCCACCACCACGGTCAATCTGGGCATAGTCCTGGCCCATACCGGCGCATCGGTGTTGCTGGTGGATGCCGACCTGCGCAAACCCCGGCTGCATCGCGTCTTCAAGGTGCCGCGAGGGCCCGGCCTTACCGAACTGTTGGTGCAGGAAGGGATGGACAGCGTCTTTTATGCAACGGGTATCGATAATCTGACCCTCCTCACGGCGGGCACACCCCCGCCCAACCCAGCCGAGCTGCTGAGTTCATCGACGAGCAGCCACTTGTTCGAGGAATTGGCGCGGCGCTACGACTATGTGATTGTCGACTCCAGCCCTATCATGGGGCTGGCCGATCCCATCGCGCTCACCACCAAGGTCGGCGGCGTCCTGCTGGTCTCCGCCGCCGGCAAGGTCGGGCGCTCGGCCCTACGCGAGGCCGTCAAACGCCTGCGCGCCGTCGACGCCACCCTGCTCGGCTCCGTGCTCAACCGGGTCGAGCGTCACAGCAGCCAGTACGCCTACTACACCAGCTACTACTACAACTACGGCGCATCCGACAAACACGACCAGAGCAAGGCAGCCTGA
- a CDS encoding polysaccharide biosynthesis/export family protein, protein MRQQTPISWTHNRRVAWRAVIFPVLALLLASLQGCVSRSMPESQTDPAATPAASSLQSAQALAGEARMAELNRQLATRASASPIADRTAFDYRLGPGDLIKIEAPQAPEINGLTARLSGPGTIALPLLGEVALGGMTTTQAQQAVVERLAKYIHQPQVSVSIAEYTSQEITVTGAVVKPGVYPIQRPRTLIEVLSLAGGLASGAGSTIDVRTQASDPRTGQSAPQRFIIDIKELLKDPNSNGLLVRGGDSIYVAQAGYYFVDGAVGRPGAYPLQPGTSAYKAATIAGGTKWDAVLDQVRVIRTDESGNPVEKIVDIAAVRDRGAPDMPLQEGDVVVVDTNAVKSGFVTLWDNTFRVIALGALF, encoded by the coding sequence ATGAGACAACAAACCCCAATCTCCTGGACCCACAACAGACGGGTCGCGTGGCGCGCCGTTATCTTCCCGGTCCTGGCCTTGCTGCTGGCCTCGCTCCAGGGCTGCGTCTCCCGGTCGATGCCGGAGTCCCAGACGGATCCCGCCGCCACACCCGCGGCATCGAGTCTCCAGAGCGCCCAGGCGCTGGCTGGCGAGGCCCGCATGGCCGAACTCAATCGCCAGCTCGCCACCCGGGCGAGCGCCAGCCCCATCGCGGACCGCACGGCCTTCGATTACCGCCTCGGGCCCGGAGACCTCATCAAGATCGAGGCCCCACAGGCCCCGGAGATCAATGGCCTCACCGCCCGCCTGTCAGGACCCGGCACCATCGCCCTGCCTCTGCTCGGCGAGGTGGCTCTGGGCGGGATGACTACCACCCAGGCGCAGCAGGCGGTGGTGGAGCGGCTCGCCAAATACATCCACCAACCTCAGGTTTCGGTCTCCATCGCTGAGTATACCTCACAAGAAATCACCGTCACCGGCGCGGTCGTGAAGCCGGGTGTTTACCCCATCCAGCGCCCACGCACCCTCATCGAAGTGCTCTCCCTGGCTGGTGGCCTCGCGAGCGGGGCGGGCTCGACCATCGACGTCCGCACCCAGGCGTCGGATCCCCGTACCGGGCAGTCCGCTCCCCAGCGTTTCATCATCGACATCAAGGAGCTTCTCAAGGACCCTAACTCCAACGGCCTGCTGGTACGCGGCGGAGACAGCATTTACGTCGCCCAAGCGGGGTACTACTTTGTTGACGGCGCCGTGGGAAGACCCGGTGCCTATCCGCTGCAGCCTGGTACCTCGGCCTACAAGGCCGCGACTATCGCCGGTGGCACTAAATGGGATGCCGTGTTGGACCAGGTCCGGGTGATCCGTACCGACGAAAGCGGGAACCCCGTCGAGAAGATTGTCGACATCGCGGCGGTGCGGGATCGGGGCGCGCCCGACATGCCGCTCCAGGAGGGCGACGTCGTCGTTGTGGACACCAATGCCGTCAAGTCCGGGTTCGTGACGCTCTGGGATAATACCTTCCGGGTGATTGCGTTGGGCGCTCTATTTTGA
- a CDS encoding protein-tyrosine-phosphatase — MIDCHIHLLPGIDDGAHNLETALKMARIAVDSGVTAVICTPHHFNGVYDNPVGRIRRAVARLAEDLGEAGIPLSLYPGAELHLVPELPGAVEQATALTYNDRRQAVLVELPTTTIPLGAEIVLEQLLYRGVTPVIAHPERNAVLAHNPERLGDWVMLGCKVQLTAQSCSGDFGAKIQGGCRRWLERGWVHLMASDAHRPTGRSPDKLAKGRDAVAAWLGDAAAEVLTLTNPQRLLDGEPLLDLPREGLAVALPAGTWWTRFLGRLR, encoded by the coding sequence ATGATCGACTGCCACATTCACCTTCTGCCGGGGATCGACGATGGCGCACATAACCTGGAGACGGCTCTGAAAATGGCCCGGATCGCCGTGGACTCCGGCGTCACCGCGGTTATCTGCACGCCGCACCATTTTAATGGTGTCTATGACAACCCGGTGGGGCGAATCCGGCGGGCCGTCGCCCGTCTGGCGGAGGACCTGGGCGAGGCGGGGATCCCCTTGAGTCTCTACCCTGGCGCGGAGTTGCACCTGGTGCCTGAGCTGCCCGGTGCGGTCGAGCAGGCCACCGCGCTCACCTATAACGACCGGCGCCAGGCCGTACTGGTGGAACTGCCAACGACCACGATACCGCTGGGCGCCGAGATCGTTCTGGAGCAACTGCTGTATCGGGGGGTGACGCCGGTGATCGCCCACCCCGAACGCAACGCCGTGCTGGCCCACAACCCGGAAAGACTCGGTGACTGGGTGATGCTGGGCTGTAAGGTGCAACTGACCGCCCAAAGCTGTAGCGGGGACTTCGGTGCCAAGATACAGGGGGGGTGCAGGCGCTGGCTGGAGAGGGGCTGGGTGCATCTGATGGCCTCCGATGCGCACCGCCCGACCGGGCGCAGCCCCGACAAGCTGGCCAAGGGACGGGACGCGGTGGCGGCATGGCTCGGCGACGCGGCGGCCGAGGTCCTGACGCTGACCAATCCCCAGCGCCTGCTGGACGGTGAGCCGCTGCTTGATCTCCCGCGCGAGGGGCTGGCCGTGGCGTTACCGGCGGGGACGTGGTGGACGCGGTTCTTGGGCCGACTTCGCTGA
- a CDS encoding O-antigen ligase family protein, giving the protein MGTCEEKGTGPFFFWVQVAVMAGVAAMLMLVMGGVYPAVRGATGVAMALLFFLTWAWRIARDAVPDDWDYAWLWVWLAVSLWILLQLLPLPRQIFFWIGAYPPVLLDLYPEFPVTRLTPNLAATIGYWGTFTTYWAAAYLTAGLPRRQLGVLVALLVSLISAEALYGIIAHISRFETVLGLWPARDNHSVVVGTFWNRNHLAGLLALGWPLGIAYLLFSVKTYPDRIHEVRYALLVLFCIVMALALFNTLSRLGTAAGLFGLLVFALFARANRSERVSGLERFWLLLAGLVALGLAISFGLVPLLLRYAQSIDDTGRLAALVALAALPAKTWLAGAGAGAFQDVFKLAQPASIMESLEYLHNDWVQLLLELGILGLAGVLVVLIPWWRRVRPSRLDRLRAGAMGGLAAIALHSLGDFNLQIPGTAFVFWVTLGVLTNRALEHGPLKRRKKRRHWSESDESAPLRAGVPLPATVQAADKPIPIPIPMASLIPEPNPSPVPGHATSRLIRLGEFVNACPAASAKSAQEPRPPRPRR; this is encoded by the coding sequence TTGGGGACCTGTGAGGAAAAGGGTACTGGCCCCTTTTTTTTCTGGGTACAGGTTGCCGTCATGGCTGGGGTGGCGGCGATGCTGATGCTGGTGATGGGCGGCGTTTACCCGGCTGTGCGCGGTGCCACCGGGGTGGCGATGGCCCTGCTGTTTTTCCTCACCTGGGCCTGGCGCATCGCTCGCGACGCCGTTCCCGATGACTGGGACTATGCCTGGCTCTGGGTCTGGCTCGCGGTATCCCTCTGGATCCTTTTGCAGTTGCTACCGCTGCCCCGGCAAATTTTCTTCTGGATCGGCGCCTATCCACCAGTCCTCCTCGATCTGTACCCGGAATTCCCGGTCACCCGGCTAACGCCCAACCTCGCCGCCACCATCGGCTACTGGGGGACATTCACGACCTACTGGGCCGCCGCCTACCTCACCGCGGGCCTGCCCCGCCGCCAGCTCGGCGTTCTGGTCGCGCTCCTCGTGTCCTTGATATCCGCCGAGGCCCTCTACGGCATCATTGCCCATATCAGTAGGTTCGAGACGGTCCTCGGCCTGTGGCCGGCACGCGACAATCACAGCGTGGTGGTTGGCACCTTCTGGAATCGCAATCACCTCGCCGGGCTGCTCGCCCTCGGCTGGCCCCTTGGCATCGCCTATCTCTTGTTCAGCGTCAAAACCTACCCCGATCGCATCCATGAGGTGCGTTATGCCCTCCTGGTACTGTTCTGCATTGTCATGGCCCTGGCGCTCTTCAACACCCTATCTCGCCTCGGCACCGCCGCCGGCCTTTTTGGACTCCTCGTGTTCGCGCTGTTCGCCCGCGCCAACCGGTCAGAGCGGGTATCTGGGCTAGAGCGATTCTGGCTCCTGCTCGCGGGACTGGTAGCGCTGGGTCTCGCCATCAGTTTTGGCCTGGTCCCCCTGCTGTTGCGTTACGCCCAGAGCATCGACGATACGGGCCGTCTCGCGGCCCTCGTCGCGCTTGCGGCCTTGCCCGCCAAGACCTGGCTGGCCGGGGCCGGGGCCGGGGCCTTCCAGGACGTTTTTAAGCTGGCGCAACCCGCCTCGATCATGGAATCCCTTGAGTATTTGCACAATGACTGGGTCCAGCTCCTGCTGGAGCTGGGTATCCTTGGCCTCGCGGGGGTCCTGGTGGTGCTGATCCCTTGGTGGCGCCGGGTCAGGCCTTCACGCCTCGATCGCCTGCGCGCCGGTGCCATGGGCGGGCTGGCCGCCATCGCCCTGCACAGCCTGGGCGATTTCAACCTGCAGATTCCTGGCACGGCCTTCGTGTTCTGGGTAACGCTCGGTGTCCTCACCAATCGCGCGCTTGAGCACGGGCCCCTTAAGAGGCGCAAAAAGAGGCGGCACTGGTCTGAGTCAGACGAGTCAGCACCCTTGCGGGCGGGGGTGCCCCTGCCCGCGACCGTGCAAGCAGCGGACAAACCCATCCCCATCCCCATCCCCATGGCCAGCCTGATTCCAGAGCCCAATCCCAGCCCAGTTCCAGGGCACGCGACTTCGCGTTTGATCCGCCTCGGTGAATTCGTCAACGCTTGCCCGGCCGCGTCAGCGAAGTCGGCCCAAGAACCGCGTCCACCACGTCCCCGCCGGTAA
- a CDS encoding glycosyltransferase, producing the protein MKISIITATRQDVDTLPDCLASVAGQSYPDREHIVIVGTSTDGTLAVLEAHRPQFAALVSEPDQGLYEALNKGLALATGDVVGFLHADDLFADANVLTRIAAAFATPTDQGTVEAVYGDLVYVAKQNTGRVIRYWRAGEFQPARLRWGWMPPHPTLYLRRSVLQRHGGFDPCYRIAADYDLILRMLGGGGGRPEGQVVYLPRVLVRMRVGGTSNRSLSKILLKSWEDYRALRANGIGGFGALAWKNLSKLPQFFHNKEKGLNKEKGVSSLFPAREGNVGDL; encoded by the coding sequence ATGAAGATTTCCATCATCACCGCCACCCGGCAAGATGTCGATACCCTGCCAGACTGCCTGGCCTCGGTGGCAGGCCAGTCATACCCCGACCGCGAGCATATCGTCATCGTTGGCACCAGCACCGATGGCACCCTGGCAGTGTTGGAGGCCCATCGCCCCCAGTTCGCGGCGCTGGTGAGCGAACCTGACCAAGGCCTCTACGAGGCCCTGAACAAGGGCCTAGCGCTGGCGACCGGTGACGTGGTCGGCTTTCTGCACGCCGACGACCTCTTCGCCGACGCGAACGTGCTGACGCGCATCGCCGCCGCCTTTGCCACCCCTACCGATCAAGGGACCGTGGAGGCGGTCTATGGCGACCTGGTGTACGTGGCCAAGCAGAATACGGGCCGGGTGATTCGCTATTGGCGCGCGGGGGAATTCCAGCCGGCCCGGCTGCGCTGGGGCTGGATGCCGCCCCATCCGACCCTCTACCTGCGACGCTCGGTTCTTCAGCGCCATGGGGGGTTCGACCCGTGCTATCGGATCGCCGCGGACTATGACCTTATATTGCGCATGCTGGGTGGCGGAGGGGGCCGGCCGGAGGGGCAGGTGGTCTATCTGCCCCGGGTCCTGGTGCGCATGCGGGTGGGCGGGACCAGCAACCGCTCCTTGTCTAAAATCCTCCTCAAGTCCTGGGAGGATTACCGAGCATTGCGGGCCAATGGTATTGGCGGCTTCGGGGCCCTGGCCTGGAAGAACCTATCCAAACTCCCCCAGTTTTTCCATAACAAAGAAAAGGGGCTGAACAAAGAAAAGGGGGTTAGCAGCCTGTTCCCCGCGAGAGAGGGGAACGTTGGGGACCTGTGA